A single window of Leptospira wolffii serovar Khorat str. Khorat-H2 DNA harbors:
- a CDS encoding PP2C family protein-serine/threonine phosphatase → MRNILLVFLSVILFSLILFSGLLNSYSKEARLPFYFYPNGMIAVSNGNYADLTGMKIDLIEYEIVKKVGQDYGLSGYQFHFFGKDGSIAKGLSFVIRSSFEVLKDFLPDITVSLLYFLVAIWFFFYTRDLYIFLLFGSLSSLFLFNFFLLAFHDFLFPFFFFLYFTGFLIFDISFRLRGKEIPSRWFAPQVIFSLVAGFVGVSQKGNPDLFQILATNGIYFNVFASALCILQLVFHTFRNPSTIQEVSKKLSIVLAFFLITILPYLLSEIGSQKTYLFIRPYLIAAFFVFPALLVYGTYTYSLVPVQIAFSSSLTSVYSILLLTFGYLFGLEFFVRWNPSFLGKYQREWNLFYVVISAYFLSSLNNKLYKWIDYWSFRNNPKLHTALEELSVLIGAPISMRATINSLIRRLVDALEVNRLQILIPADKFPRTDLRNINFVRIPDGSEIWNYFENHTEVTVTSHLAYGLGIRESLFKFLNQMGVQLAYPLFDFEKGKEVIAVFLVGEKTNRKNFTLGELRFLKECTRLASLLLRNYSLLVDEVEKKRIVRDLNMASILDKTLHLPELETVKGTTVGYFTLPAVGISGDYLDILRISPQKQLLFLGDVSGHGLGSGYLVSAVRGIIRHQLGNSPYLPDIFRAINLFLIERYRGSEFMTSIAGVYNASDGAFSFVNAGHTPPICIRKGGKIEVRNETQRVLGVLPTDYRLLTIHLNPGDKLILFTDGVTETFDEKEEIFGEENLLRLLSINHDKGAQELADIVRKTLEEFRNYKEPSDDISFVCLEVAD, encoded by the coding sequence ATGAGAAATATTCTTCTCGTATTTCTTTCCGTCATACTTTTCAGTCTCATCCTATTTTCGGGATTACTCAATTCCTACTCCAAGGAAGCGAGACTTCCGTTTTATTTTTATCCGAATGGAATGATCGCCGTTTCCAACGGAAACTACGCGGATCTAACCGGAATGAAGATAGATCTGATCGAATATGAAATCGTGAAAAAGGTCGGACAGGATTACGGACTTTCCGGATATCAATTTCATTTTTTCGGCAAAGACGGAAGCATAGCAAAAGGACTTTCCTTCGTAATTCGCTCCTCATTCGAAGTTCTAAAGGATTTTCTTCCGGATATAACCGTCTCGCTCTTATATTTCCTAGTGGCGATATGGTTCTTTTTCTATACCAGGGATCTTTATATATTTCTACTATTCGGGTCCTTATCCTCCCTATTCTTATTCAATTTCTTTCTACTGGCGTTTCACGATTTCCTTTTTCCGTTCTTCTTCTTTCTATACTTTACCGGATTTCTAATATTCGATATTTCTTTTCGACTGAGAGGTAAGGAGATTCCTTCCCGATGGTTCGCTCCTCAGGTGATATTTTCCTTAGTCGCCGGCTTTGTAGGTGTATCCCAAAAAGGAAATCCCGATCTATTCCAGATTCTCGCGACGAACGGGATCTATTTCAACGTATTTGCCTCGGCGCTCTGCATATTACAGTTGGTATTCCACACTTTTCGAAATCCTAGTACGATCCAGGAAGTATCCAAGAAATTAAGCATCGTACTCGCTTTCTTCCTTATCACGATCCTTCCTTATTTATTATCCGAGATAGGTTCGCAAAAGACCTACCTCTTTATTCGCCCGTATCTGATAGCGGCCTTCTTCGTTTTTCCGGCTCTATTGGTTTACGGAACTTACACATACTCCTTGGTTCCCGTTCAGATCGCTTTCAGTTCCTCGTTAACGTCGGTGTATTCCATTCTACTCTTGACTTTCGGCTATCTGTTTGGACTGGAATTCTTCGTGCGCTGGAATCCCTCATTCTTAGGAAAATACCAAAGAGAATGGAATCTATTCTATGTAGTGATATCCGCGTATTTCCTAAGTAGTCTGAACAATAAATTGTACAAATGGATCGATTATTGGAGTTTCCGAAATAACCCGAAGCTCCATACCGCATTGGAAGAATTATCCGTACTGATCGGCGCACCGATCTCCATGAGGGCGACGATCAATAGTTTGATCCGTAGATTGGTGGATGCGCTAGAAGTGAATCGATTGCAGATCCTTATTCCTGCGGATAAATTTCCCAGAACGGATCTTCGAAATATAAATTTCGTAAGAATACCCGACGGCTCCGAAATCTGGAACTATTTCGAAAATCATACGGAAGTTACGGTGACTTCTCATTTAGCCTACGGTTTAGGAATCCGTGAATCTTTGTTCAAATTTCTAAATCAGATGGGAGTGCAGCTCGCTTATCCTTTATTCGACTTTGAGAAAGGAAAGGAAGTGATAGCCGTCTTCTTAGTGGGCGAAAAGACGAATAGAAAGAATTTCACTTTGGGAGAATTGAGATTCTTGAAGGAGTGCACTCGTCTTGCTTCCCTATTACTTAGAAACTATAGCTTACTCGTGGACGAGGTGGAGAAAAAAAGGATCGTTAGAGATCTAAATATGGCCTCTATCTTGGATAAAACCCTACATTTACCTGAATTAGAGACGGTTAAAGGCACTACGGTCGGATATTTCACCCTTCCAGCCGTGGGAATCTCCGGAGACTATCTGGATATTCTTAGAATTTCTCCTCAAAAGCAGTTATTATTCTTAGGTGATGTCTCCGGTCACGGTTTAGGATCCGGTTATCTAGTATCCGCAGTGAGAGGAATTATCCGCCATCAATTGGGCAATTCTCCTTATCTTCCAGATATATTTAGAGCGATTAATCTATTTCTAATCGAAAGATATAGAGGAAGCGAGTTCATGACTTCGATCGCAGGAGTATATAACGCTAGCGATGGAGCTTTTTCTTTCGTAAATGCAGGTCATACGCCCCCTATTTGCATTCGAAAGGGAGGAAAAATCGAAGTTCGAAACGAAACTCAGAGAGTTTTAGGAGTTCTTCCTACGGATTACAGACTCTTAACGATACATTTGAATCCCGGAGATAAGTTGATTTTATTTACGGATGGAGTCACAGAGACCTTCGATGAGAAGGAAGAAATCTTCGGAGAAGAAAATCTTCTCCGACTTTTGTCCATAAATCACGATAAAGGTGCCCAAGAATTGGCTGATATAGTTAGAAAGACCTTAGAAGAGTTTAGAAATTACAAAGAACCTAGCGATGATATCTCTTTCGTGTGTTTAGAAGTTGCCGATTGA
- the argJ gene encoding bifunctional glutamate N-acetyltransferase/amino-acid acetyltransferase ArgJ, whose amino-acid sequence MEYPKGFFSFGTNIGIKDQTKDFGVIFSEKPCKATAVFTKNNFPGSPVIVGREHIRGGILQAVVINSKNSNVATGEQGVANSRQICTEIGKSFGIPETYVLPSSTGVIGVPLPMQVILPACAKAKELLKPGNLEEVAEAIMTTDTKRKISVRKIKSSNGEATIFGMAKGAGMIEPNMATMLSYILTDAELQEDLYSILKEAADVSFNCLTIDSDTSTSDTVALLCNGLAGSVNVVEFKTALREICIDLAKEIAKDGEGATKLIETRVKKARDEAQARKIGKSILNSPLIKTAIYGGDPNWGRLVMAVGKVFDEPIPFDSLEIYFGGLPVKGADSETLKKLSDYLKKNSEIEIDVILHTGSHEMIFWGCDLTEGYVKENAYYTT is encoded by the coding sequence ATGGAATACCCCAAGGGTTTTTTTTCGTTCGGCACGAATATAGGGATCAAGGACCAAACTAAGGACTTCGGAGTCATATTCTCCGAAAAGCCGTGCAAAGCGACGGCCGTTTTCACCAAAAATAATTTTCCCGGATCTCCCGTAATCGTAGGTAGGGAACATATTCGCGGCGGAATCCTGCAAGCAGTCGTGATCAACTCCAAAAATTCCAACGTCGCAACGGGAGAACAAGGAGTCGCGAATTCAAGACAGATCTGTACCGAGATCGGAAAGTCCTTCGGCATTCCCGAAACATACGTGCTACCCTCATCCACCGGGGTCATCGGAGTTCCATTACCGATGCAGGTCATTCTTCCCGCTTGTGCGAAAGCCAAGGAATTATTAAAGCCGGGCAATCTGGAAGAAGTCGCAGAAGCGATCATGACCACGGACACCAAAAGAAAAATATCCGTACGCAAAATCAAATCCTCCAACGGAGAGGCGACCATCTTCGGTATGGCCAAAGGAGCCGGCATGATAGAGCCGAATATGGCGACCATGCTCTCTTACATTCTTACCGATGCGGAATTGCAAGAGGATCTATATTCGATCCTTAAGGAAGCGGCTGACGTAAGTTTCAACTGTTTGACGATAGATTCCGATACTTCCACATCGGACACTGTCGCCCTACTTTGCAACGGATTGGCCGGATCCGTAAACGTGGTAGAATTCAAAACCGCGTTACGCGAAATATGTATCGATTTAGCTAAGGAAATCGCGAAGGACGGAGAAGGCGCCACCAAACTGATCGAAACCAGGGTAAAAAAAGCTAGGGACGAGGCTCAGGCGAGAAAGATCGGAAAATCCATCCTGAATTCCCCGCTTATCAAAACCGCAATTTATGGCGGAGACCCAAATTGGGGTAGACTAGTCATGGCGGTTGGAAAGGTTTTCGATGAACCCATCCCCTTCGACTCTTTGGAAATTTATTTCGGAGGCCTACCTGTCAAAGGTGCGGATTCCGAAACACTCAAAAAATTATCCGACTATCTAAAAAAGAATTCCGAGATCGAAATTGATGTGATACTCCATACCGGATCCCATGAAATGATATTTTGGGGTTGTGACCTTACGGAAGGTTACGTCAAGGAAAACGCATACTATACAACGTGA
- a CDS encoding HAMP domain-containing sensor histidine kinase translates to MRRSLFSKLLLSNWLLLVFLMAVAGIVLFLEDRINPDLKILLFSAYILLAMFGTFYMSFSIARSVTQTLNQIEMKTGEINAGDFGSELSLPEIQELADLAVSINLMSGRLKHQFVDLTIEKEKFDSVLQNLKEGVFSVDLEGSIVFQNKSIPSTFIEPNSGSRKVEDAVKDPRLLEFIKKNLSGKGEPKTELDLSQNFYAIKMYPLRTNGNILMFVGVIRNITEEKQSYIIREQFVQNASHELKTPITSIKGYTETLLGRLKLLEDSHEKKFLDAISRNTDRMVRIVEDMLTITRIENQTAIAQPEEFTIKSLVENLSFTVDGVISPKEQKLVVDMPEPLTVSADWVLLEHMLLNLISNASSYSPDGKTITLRITKVAPDSVNFQVMDQGIGIKDEDKERIFERFFRVDKNRSRKEGGTGLGLSIVKHIVRLHHGSVKVFDNPEGGTIFSVTIPQVYSEDLEV, encoded by the coding sequence ATGAGGCGTAGTTTATTTTCTAAACTTCTCTTAAGTAACTGGCTCCTACTCGTTTTCCTAATGGCGGTCGCGGGTATCGTCCTCTTCCTGGAGGATAGGATCAACCCCGACCTGAAGATTTTACTTTTCTCCGCATACATATTACTTGCGATGTTCGGTACATTCTATATGTCCTTTTCGATCGCAAGAAGCGTCACTCAAACGCTGAATCAGATCGAAATGAAGACCGGAGAAATCAATGCCGGCGACTTCGGATCCGAGCTGAGCCTTCCCGAAATCCAGGAACTCGCCGATTTGGCCGTTTCCATCAATCTGATGTCTGGACGATTAAAGCACCAATTCGTGGATCTCACCATCGAAAAGGAAAAGTTCGACTCTGTTCTCCAAAACTTAAAGGAAGGAGTTTTCTCGGTGGATCTGGAAGGCTCCATCGTATTCCAAAACAAGAGTATTCCTTCCACTTTCATAGAACCGAATTCAGGATCCCGCAAAGTGGAAGATGCGGTAAAGGATCCGAGACTTCTTGAATTCATAAAGAAGAATCTATCCGGCAAAGGCGAGCCTAAAACCGAACTCGATCTAAGTCAAAATTTCTACGCAATCAAAATGTATCCGTTACGCACGAACGGAAATATTCTCATGTTCGTAGGCGTGATTCGCAATATCACCGAAGAGAAACAATCCTATATCATTCGGGAACAATTCGTTCAGAACGCTTCCCACGAATTAAAAACTCCCATTACTTCCATCAAAGGTTACACGGAAACTCTTCTAGGTCGTTTAAAGCTTCTGGAAGACAGTCATGAGAAGAAGTTCCTGGACGCAATCTCACGGAACACGGATAGAATGGTGCGTATCGTAGAGGATATGCTCACCATCACTCGAATAGAAAATCAGACTGCCATCGCTCAACCGGAAGAGTTTACGATTAAGTCCCTCGTGGAGAATTTATCCTTCACCGTGGATGGAGTGATCTCTCCCAAGGAACAAAAATTGGTAGTGGATATGCCGGAACCTCTTACCGTTTCCGCGGATTGGGTACTTTTGGAGCATATGCTTTTGAATTTGATTTCGAACGCTTCTTCCTATTCTCCCGACGGAAAAACGATAACTCTAAGAATCACTAAGGTTGCGCCCGACTCAGTCAACTTTCAGGTAATGGACCAAGGAATTGGCATCAAGGACGAGGACAAAGAGAGGATTTTCGAAAGATTCTTCAGAGTGGATAAAAATCGTTCAAGAAAAGAAGGAGGAACCGGACTCGGACTCTCCATCGTTAAGCATATTGTTCGCCTGCATCACGGATCGGTAAAGGTCTTCGACAACCCAGAAGGCGGAACCATATTCTCGGTTACCATTCCTCAAGTTTATAGCGAAGATCTCGAAGTTTGA
- a CDS encoding response regulator gives MKNASGTPGQKILVVDDEEDIADLIKFHLEENGYQVDTCQNGLEVLPRIEKNLPDLVVLDLMLPGIGGMDLCKRIKEKYALPIIMVTAKSGETDAVLGLELGADDYVRKPFSTRELIARVRSVLRRSGEAEEEQEFEGNISVGKIFLNPKAHKVFINNTEIELTLIEYKILYLFMTNTGVAFTRDKLLDKVWGKDIYVTDRAVDVNIKRLRDKLGEEKERLETIRGIGYRFNEA, from the coding sequence ATGAAAAATGCTTCTGGAACCCCAGGTCAAAAGATCCTAGTCGTGGACGACGAAGAGGATATCGCCGATCTAATCAAATTCCATTTAGAGGAAAACGGGTATCAAGTGGACACCTGCCAAAATGGATTGGAAGTCCTACCTAGAATCGAGAAAAATCTTCCGGACCTGGTCGTTTTGGACCTTATGCTTCCCGGGATCGGCGGAATGGACCTCTGCAAGCGTATTAAAGAAAAATACGCCCTTCCTATCATTATGGTTACCGCAAAATCCGGAGAAACGGATGCGGTTCTAGGTCTGGAACTCGGTGCCGACGATTATGTTAGAAAACCGTTTTCCACCAGAGAACTCATCGCTAGAGTTCGTTCCGTATTGAGAAGATCCGGCGAAGCCGAAGAAGAGCAGGAGTTCGAGGGAAATATCAGCGTCGGTAAGATATTTTTGAACCCCAAAGCTCATAAGGTATTCATTAATAATACCGAAATAGAACTGACATTGATCGAATATAAGATATTATACCTGTTCATGACTAATACCGGAGTTGCCTTCACCAGAGATAAACTTTTAGATAAGGTCTGGGGAAAGGATATCTATGTTACGGACAGAGCCGTGGATGTGAATATCAAAAGACTCCGCGACAAATTAGGAGAGGAAAAGGAGAGGTTGGAAACCATCCGCGGGATCGGCTACAGATTCAATGAGGCGTAG